Proteins from a single region of Microbacterium sp. zg-Y818:
- a CDS encoding saccharopine dehydrogenase NADP-binding domain-containing protein: protein MSSKIVVLGATGYTGALIVEALVRRGEQPLLAGRDAAKLSALSARHADLPTQTVDATDAADVTRLLEPGDVLITTVGPFERLGWAAAEAAVDAGAHYIDTTGEVGFVRELQRRHDERARAAGIAMLPAFGYDYVPGMLAGALALERAGVAATAVRIGYFATGSMRNGISRGTRATMAEGMLLPTVVRRDGQLQEVRTGSRTQPFQVRGDERTGILVSGTEALFLPEHYPGVQTVEDYNGWFSGMARVMPVASRVLGAVAAIPGGRPLIERLTSADDDASPGPDEQERARTRSHVVAIAADQNDATVAEVHLEGPSAYSLTAELMAKAAESLLDGRVNAAGVTGPLQAYGLSGLESLCRDVGLAELPR, encoded by the coding sequence ATGTCGTCCAAGATCGTGGTTCTGGGAGCGACGGGATACACCGGGGCGCTCATCGTCGAGGCGCTGGTGCGCCGCGGCGAGCAGCCACTGCTCGCAGGCCGTGATGCCGCGAAGCTGTCGGCGCTGTCGGCGCGGCATGCAGACCTTCCGACGCAGACGGTGGATGCGACCGACGCCGCCGACGTGACGAGGCTGCTGGAACCGGGCGACGTGCTGATCACGACGGTCGGCCCCTTCGAGCGCCTCGGCTGGGCAGCCGCGGAGGCCGCAGTCGACGCCGGCGCCCACTACATCGACACCACCGGCGAGGTCGGGTTCGTGCGCGAGCTGCAGCGCCGCCACGATGAGCGGGCGCGTGCCGCCGGCATCGCGATGCTGCCGGCGTTCGGCTACGACTACGTTCCCGGCATGCTGGCCGGCGCGCTGGCCCTGGAACGAGCCGGTGTCGCGGCGACCGCGGTGCGCATCGGCTACTTCGCGACCGGATCGATGCGCAACGGCATCAGCCGCGGCACGCGGGCCACGATGGCCGAGGGCATGCTGCTGCCCACGGTGGTGCGCCGCGACGGTCAACTGCAGGAGGTGCGCACCGGCAGCCGCACGCAGCCTTTCCAGGTGCGCGGTGACGAGCGCACCGGCATCCTCGTCTCAGGAACCGAGGCGCTGTTCCTCCCCGAGCACTACCCCGGGGTGCAGACGGTGGAGGACTACAACGGCTGGTTCTCGGGCATGGCGCGGGTCATGCCGGTGGCTTCGCGCGTGCTCGGTGCTGTCGCCGCCATTCCCGGCGGGCGCCCGCTGATCGAGCGCCTCACCTCCGCGGACGACGACGCCTCCCCCGGGCCCGACGAGCAGGAGCGCGCGCGCACCCGCAGTCACGTCGTCGCGATCGCTGCGGACCAGAACGACGCCACAGTGGCCGAAGTGCACCTGGAGGGGCCGAGCGCCTACAGCCTGACCGCGGAGCTCATGGCGAAGGCGGCGGAGTCGCTGCTGGACGGGCGCGTGAACGCCGCCGGGGTGACCGGCCCCCTGCAGGCCTACGGTCTGTCGGGCCTCGAGAGCCTGTGCCGCGACGTGGGATTGGCGGAGCTCCCCCGCTGA
- a CDS encoding DUF6458 family protein: protein MSIGAGIALFAIGAILVFAVNVEIDFVNLDMIGYILMGAGALVLLIGIVLLARRRSTETVSRTAVDPAGGKRVTRRSTTTSGDEVL, encoded by the coding sequence ATGAGCATCGGAGCCGGAATCGCGCTCTTCGCCATCGGAGCGATCCTCGTCTTCGCCGTCAACGTCGAGATCGACTTCGTCAACCTCGACATGATCGGCTACATCCTGATGGGCGCCGGGGCGCTGGTCTTGCTCATCGGCATCGTGCTGCTCGCGCGTCGCCGCTCGACCGAGACCGTGTCGCGCACGGCGGTCGACCCCGCCGGCGGCAAGCGCGTCACGCGCCGCTCGACGACGACCTCGGGCGACGAGGTCCTCTGA
- a CDS encoding formylglycine-generating enzyme family protein, with amino-acid sequence MGDIEMARIAGGTVMLHDARRERRWTIRLEPFEIGVYPVTREQVAELLGEQAPHPRRPATDLSWLRAVRLCNAASEWEGLDPAYTFEGEDVTWHVDSDGYRLPTEAEWEFACRAGSTGPHYGPLAEVAWTAADGCTTPQNVGGKLPNLNGLFDTLGNVWEWCWDLLDPARYGDYRVFRGGGFADDAWSVRASTRRGGAPRMHHDDVGLRLARGGFDAVDAAQGWSAAADRERALTDEPLPPGWTPRR; translated from the coding sequence GTGGGCGACATCGAAATGGCACGGATCGCCGGGGGCACCGTCATGCTCCACGACGCGCGGCGCGAGCGCCGGTGGACGATCCGGCTCGAGCCGTTCGAGATCGGGGTGTACCCGGTCACCCGCGAACAGGTCGCCGAGCTGCTGGGGGAGCAGGCGCCCCACCCGCGGCGGCCGGCGACCGATCTGAGCTGGCTGCGCGCGGTGCGACTGTGCAACGCGGCATCCGAGTGGGAGGGCCTCGACCCCGCCTACACGTTCGAGGGCGAAGACGTGACGTGGCACGTCGACAGTGACGGCTACCGCCTGCCTACCGAGGCGGAGTGGGAGTTCGCCTGCCGCGCCGGCTCGACCGGGCCCCACTACGGGCCGCTGGCGGAGGTCGCGTGGACCGCTGCCGACGGCTGCACGACCCCGCAGAACGTCGGCGGCAAGCTGCCGAACCTCAACGGCCTGTTCGACACCCTCGGCAACGTCTGGGAGTGGTGCTGGGATCTGCTCGATCCCGCCCGCTACGGCGACTACCGGGTCTTCCGCGGCGGCGGGTTCGCCGACGACGCATGGAGCGTGCGCGCTTCGACGCGCCGCGGCGGCGCCCCGCGCATGCACCACGACGACGTCGGTCTGCGCCTCGCGCGCGGCGGGTTCGACGCGGTGGATGCCGCGCAGGGCTGGTCGGCCGCGGCAGACCGTGAGCGCGCGCTGACGGACGAGCCGCTGCCGCCGGGGTGGACGCCGCGGCGGTAG
- a CDS encoding DUF2087 domain-containing protein yields the protein MANDAADPDIRPVLAALNNPATRRVYAQIVLEQGDPGDDLSPSRRKSALETLLSAGLVAHGEGRWTATDVFRGLLAAAPRRARPTGVERFLTPNGVIDRYPANAKDRRDLLAHVAEQILPGGEVLTERELNERLERHSTDVATLRRYLVDHDLVRRSPDGSRYTAAPA from the coding sequence ATGGCGAACGACGCAGCCGATCCCGATATCCGGCCGGTCCTGGCCGCCCTCAACAACCCCGCCACACGCCGTGTGTACGCCCAGATCGTGCTCGAGCAGGGCGACCCCGGCGATGACCTCAGCCCGTCCCGGCGGAAGAGCGCCCTGGAAACGCTGCTGTCGGCCGGGTTGGTCGCTCACGGCGAGGGCCGCTGGACCGCGACCGACGTGTTCCGGGGGCTGCTGGCGGCCGCGCCGCGGCGGGCTCGTCCGACGGGGGTCGAACGCTTTCTCACCCCGAACGGAGTGATCGACCGCTACCCGGCCAATGCGAAGGATCGTCGGGATCTTCTGGCCCACGTCGCCGAGCAGATACTGCCGGGGGGTGAGGTGCTGACCGAGCGCGAACTGAATGAACGGCTGGAGCGGCATTCCACCGACGTCGCCACGCTGAGGCGCTACCTCGTGGACCACGATCTCGTCCGAAGGTCCCCGGACGGGTCGCGCTACACCGCAGCACCCGCGTAG